The genome window CAATcaagttattattattcatgaTGCATTCCAACCATTCCACTATTGGGATAACTTTTTAACTCCAGCTCAAGATGCATGGGGTATTGTTGTCGATCACCATCATTACCATGTTTTCTCTCCAGGTGAGCTAAGTGCTGAGTTTGATGCCAAAATCAATGACGCTTGTAACTGGGGTCCTGATACTTTAACTGAAGCACACTGGACTGTCGCTGGTGAATTCTCCGGTGCTTTAACTGATTGTACTAAATGGTTAAATGGTGTCGGTGTCGGTGCTCGTTTTGATGGTACTTACCCAAATTCATACTACATCGGTTCTTGTGCCAATAACGAGGATATTTCTACTTGGTCTGATGAAAGAAAGATGCAAACTAGAAAATTTATAGAGGCTCAATTGGATGCATTTGAATTAAGAAACGGTTGGGTGTTCTGGTGTTACAAGACAGAATCCACCATCGAATGGGACGTCAGAAGATTAATTGAGAATAATTTATTCCCAAGTCCATTAACTGATAGATTATATCCAAATCAATGTAACTTTGCTTGATTGAGGAATAGATCCACCAATTACTAAGCAAATTATATGGAGAGACAGTCATTCAAACTATAACTCTAGTTCTTTTCTACATTTTTCCAATAAAATACGAAATTAggaatttgatttttttaataataaataattaatatctttttataGCATATCAtacttttcaattcatATTAAAGAAGTTGTATTGAGGATTCTTTACATTACTGTCACCCAAATCTGGTTGTCAACAATAGTAATAGTTCCAGATCTGGAATCTCACTTTCGTCACAAGTGATAAACATTTAGTTATTTTATACATTCAATTAGTAATCGTACCTTTTCCATGTACATTTCACTTCAATGGAAGGTGTTTAATCATACATATACAGAGcgtttttatattattttataaggagttttacaatttttataagGAGTTTTACTCAATTTGATCTCAATTGGTTGTTCTTAGCAAAAAGTAAACATccataaataataataaaaatgccTAGTCTACTAAAGAGAGTTCTATTCCAAGTTGGCGATGCCATGAACGAAAGAACCATCACTTACTCATCGGTCTCAAATGATGGTCATTGTATTTCTATTAGACCATTCACCAAGCCAACAGGtgaaaaagaagagaaattTCCAATTGAATGGGCATTCGCTTGCACCAATAAAGATGTCAAAGTCACTAAACTATCTGAAACTAGTATGAAGCAAGATTTTGATTTCTTGCTGGATACCAATCGTTACTTAGCTGGTGAACATGAAAAGTCCGGTGATATCGTAGAAACTCAGTGGGATACTTGGGAATCTGGGTTGATCCTGGAACACGGTGTTGTTTATCCACATGGTAAGGACAAAGAAGGTGTTgcatttaaagaattatgGCAGCCACTTGACTGTTCCATTGCCGAAGAAACTATTCTAGCTTCTAGTGAACGTAACGATGTATCTAGATCAATTGTTCTAAGAACTGAAAAATCCGAAAAATGGGATGGTCTAATTATTGTTACTGGTAGATATGTTCAAGGTATTTTACTGGACAAGACTAAGAGTGACGTTACCGGTATAAGTATCTTAAGATTAGTCGAAACTGGTGCCATGGACTCATTTTCCCCACTTGTTGTCCAAGGTGAAAACACCCACAAATTCCCAAAAACTTACGGGAAATTAGAATTAGAAGATGTCATCAAATTAGGTGGTATCGGTTGGGAGGTCATTGAATGTCACAACCAATAGATGAAATGATTAACTTTAAGTTCATGAATTGGTGATACGATTTGACGATAAGAATTGCATATAGACATAATTATCTAAATAACTATGTATTTACATAATCATTTATGAACTTTAACAATATATGAGACTAAAAGTATTTCATTCTAAAATGTCATTTGTATTGTATAACTATCATAACAACCACCGGCATAATTTTCTTgagaaatttcaaaaagaagaaaacacACAGAATGTTAAATATGTATTGAAAATCATGAATTTACCTAAGGAAAGAAATTTGTGGAgatatacatacatacatatatatatatatatgtatgtgtatgATGTACATGTTGTGTTGAAGGTTTGTTGGAAAAATATTGAGGGAAATAACGATAAAGATCATATACAAGGAAACAATGCATAATCTATATGTTTACATTGCAGCAACCATCATTAACTGTCTCAATATTTTGGGACAAATTCATTTCACCGTCTTGTACGGCGACTTAGAAGCTGATTATCTCAATCCAATTGATTTATGTTCAAGAATCAATAAATTAGTATTACCTGAAGCATTAGTCCAATGTTTTGGgacatttttatatttgattactggtaattttattacatttttGATCAATCTGCCATTAAGTGTTTTTAACATAAGAAAAATCATGAATAAgacaaataaattagatgCTACTGAAATTTTCAGaactttaaagaaaaataagaCAGAAACGACGCTGAAATTAACCTTCTATGTGTTCTTATTCTTTTACTATGTGTTTTTCttaattaaaaacattattgACTATGCATCCACCTAGATAACTAACTACCatgaaaatttaagaaTCCAAAGCAACAGAAGTGATTGTCTTTACTCCTAAAACATCGTACATATGCATATTTTGTAAACTTAAATTAAGTAATAGATTAGATAGATTGTAGTTCATAATAAATGGTGATATCATTCATTAGTTCAACCGACAAGGAACTTCTATAATTAACAACAGAGTACTATGTATACAACATAACACCGTTATCAAATACTTGTATTCAAAGTCAGTCCTTTGTCAAATTACAACAAGCGACTGATATTACTTAAACAAGTAAACTAAAATTCCTATTTGAAATCTAATTTGCAACAActtcatatataaacatcCAACGAAATTTAACCAATAGCATGCATACTCATTACACACATTAATTCGAATTTTGTTGAGTTTCAGGCGCAAGAGAAGTAAAACTCATTATAACTCAAATGGTCATGGGTACGTGATCAGTATCTTGGCTATCCTTCATGCCTAGCAGAAAACATCAGGGTAAAGTTGGCTGTCACTTGCACAAATGAGGATACACCTCACACCCTTCGTCTCTTACAGCTCCTCAAAACAGCACCTCATATTATACAATAGgcatatatacatacacatatagatatatactAGAACAGTAAGATTATCAGATAAGGTATAATCGGGTTTTGCAAATAGATTTGAATTAACTGGCCAGCTGAACTTCCGACACGCCT of Tetrapisispora phaffii CBS 4417 chromosome 6, complete genome contains these proteins:
- the HRI1 gene encoding Hri1p (similar to Saccharomyces cerevisiae YLR301W; ancestral locus Anc_6.101) gives rise to the protein MPSLLKRVLFQVGDAMNERTITYSSVSNDGHCISIRPFTKPTGEKEEKFPIEWAFACTNKDVKVTKLSETSMKQDFDFLLDTNRYLAGEHEKSGDIVETQWDTWESGLILEHGVVYPHGKDKEGVAFKELWQPLDCSIAEETILASSERNDVSRSIVLRTEKSEKWDGLIIVTGRYVQGILLDKTKSDVTGISILRLVETGAMDSFSPLVVQGENTHKFPKTYGKLELEDVIKLGGIGWEVIECHNQ
- the TPHA0F02810 gene encoding cornichon family protein (similar to Saccharomyces cerevisiae ERV15 (YBR210W) and ERV14 (YGL054C); ancestral locus Anc_6.102), whose amino-acid sequence is MHNLYVYIAATIINCLNILGQIHFTVLYGDLEADYLNPIDLCSRINKLVLPEALVQCFGTFLYLITGNFITFLINLPLSVFNIRKIMNKTNKLDATEIFRTLKKNKTETTLKLTFYVFLFFYYVFFLIKNIIDYAST